A genomic window from Heptranchias perlo isolate sHepPer1 chromosome 20, sHepPer1.hap1, whole genome shotgun sequence includes:
- the LOC137335548 gene encoding zinc finger protein 268-like: protein MVIGQGASVNEGEMVIRQEESVNEGEMVTGQGASVNDEEMVIGHKDTRTTEKPWKCGDCGKGFNYPSELEIHRRKHTGERPFTCSVCGKRFARSYSLLIHQRVHTGERPFTCSVCKKGFTQLCNLLSHQRVHSVERPFKCSDCEKRFKRRIELVTHQRVHTGERPFSCSVCKKRFTQSSHLLIHQRVHTGGRPFSCSVCKKRFTQSSHLLIHQRVHTGGRPFSCSVCQKRFTQSSHLLSHQRVHTDERPFKCSDCGKRFKSKRNLLTHQRAHTGERPFTCSVCGKGFTISSELLSHQRFHTGERPFKCSDCGKRFKIRNELLTHRRTHTGERPFTRSQCKKRFTQSSTLLTHQRVHSEERPFKCCDCKKSFKSRNELLRHRRTHTGERPFTCSVCKKRFTRSSHLLSHQRAHTGERPFTCSVCGKGFTRSSHRLRHQRVHTGERPFKCSDCEKRFKSKVNLLTHQRTHTGERPFTCSVFGKRFTRSSTLLTHQRVHSDERPFKCSDCEKSFKSRNELLRHRRTHTGERPFCCSVCKKRFTRSSHLLSHQRVHSDERPFKCSDCEKRFKSRNELLRHQRTHTGERPFICSVCGKRFTRSSHLLTHQRVHSDERPFKCSDCEKRFKSRNELLRHQRTHTGERPFTCSVCKKRFNRSSHLLTHQRTHPGERPLNVLTVRSVLKAQMIC, encoded by the coding sequence gacacaaggacacccggaccacggagaaaccgtggaaatgtggggactgtgggaagggattcaattacccgtcagagctggaaattcatcgacgcaaacacaccggggagaggccgttcacctgctccgtgtgtgggaagagattcgctCGGTCATACAGcctcctgatacaccagcgagttcacacaggggagaggccgttcacctgctccgtatgtaagaagggattcactcagttatgcaaccttctgtcacaccagcgagttcactccgttgagagaccttttaaatgctctgactgtgagaagagatttaaacgcAGAATTGAACtggtgacacaccagcgagttcacactggggagaggccgttctcctgctccgtgtgtaagaagagattcactcagtcatcccacctgctgatacaccagcgagttcacactggggggaggccgttctcctgctccgtgtgtaagaagagattcactcagtcatcccacctgctgatacaccagcgagttcacactggggggaggccgttctcctgctccgtgtgtcagaagagattcactcagtcatcccaccttctgtcacaccagcgagttcatactgatgagagaccttttaaatgttctgactgtgggaagaggtttaaaagcaaaaggaatctgctgacacaccaacgcgctcacactggggagaggccgttcacctgctctgtgtgcgggaagggattcactatttcatctgAACTGCTGTCGCACCAGCgatttcacactggggagaggccttttaaatgttctgactgtgggaagagatttaaaatcagaaacgaattgctgacacatcgacgcactcacactggggagaggccgttcacccgctctcagtgtaagaagagattcactcagtcatccaccctgctgacacaccagcgagttcactctgaagagagaccttttaaatgttgtgACTGTaagaaaagctttaaaagcagaaacgaactgctgagacatcgacgcactcacactggggagagaccgttcacctgctccgtgtgtaagaagagattcactcggtcatcccaccttctgtcacaccagcgggctcacactggggagaggccgttcacctgctccgtgtgtgggaagggattcactcggtcatcccaccgaCTGAGACATCAGCGGGTTCACacaggggagagaccttttaaatgttctgactgtgagaagaggtttaaaagcaaagttaatctgctgacacaccaacgcactcacactggggagaggccgttcacctgctccgtgtttgggaagagattcactcggtcatccaccctgctgacacaccagcgagttcactctgatgagagaccttttaaatgttctgactgtgagaaaagctttaaaagcagaaacgaactgctgagacatcgacgcactcacactggggagagaccattctgctgctccgtgtgtaagaagagattcactcgatcatcccatcttctgtcacaccaacgagttcactctgatgagagaccttttaaatgttctgactgtgagaagaggtttaaaagcagaaacgaactgctgagacaccaacgcactcacactggggagaggccgttcatctgctccgtgtgtgggaagagattcactcggtcatcccaccttctgacacaccagcgagttcactctgatgagagaccttttaaatgttctgactgtgagaagaggtttaaaagcagaaacgaactgctgagacaccaacgcactcacaccggggagaggccgttcacctgctccgtgtgtaagaagagattcaatcggtcatcccaccttctgacacaccaacgtactcaccctggggagagacctttaaatgttctgactgtgagaagtgttttaaaagcacaaatgatctgctga